DNA sequence from the uncultured Fretibacterium sp. genome:
TCTGCTTTTGGTTGGATTCTAACTGTAGGACAGGTTCCTCAGGCACTTGGGAATTGGTTGGCGTCCGCCAGTGTAACAAGGGTGACATTTTTGTTGCTTACGAATGTCATTCTATTGATAGCCGGCATGTTTATCGATGGTTCTTCCGCCATCATCATCATGGTGCCGCTTTTATATCCGTTGTCCATCAAATTGGGCATAAATCCTGTCCATTATGGGGTTATCATGGTTGCAAATGCTGCGATTGGCATGTTTACTCCTCCTTTTGGGATGAATCTTTTCGTAGCCCAGCCGATCACGGGCAATAAAATGATTGCTATCATCAGGGGAGTTATGCCGTTTGTCCTTATCAGTATCATAGCGTTGATAATTATCACGTATTGGTCGTCTCTTTCCTTGTTCCTGCCAAGACTCGTTTATGGAGGAATGATTTAGGAACGGTGATTTAGAAACAACGATTGAAACAACATAGAGCATTTGTTAGGGCTGTAACAAACTACAATTTCAGGAGGGTTTCTGCGATGACGAGACAGGCGATTTTGGTTATTGACATGCTGAACGACTTCATTCATGAGAAGGGGGCGCTGGTCTGCCCCAACGGGAAGAAAATAGTCCCCAATATCCAGAGGCTGCTGACCTGGATCCGGGGGAGGAAGGGCGACGACATCCAGATCGTCCATATCCAGGAGGCCCACAGGAAGCACGATGCGGACTTCAGGGTGAGGCCCTGCCATGCCGTGGCGGGGTCCTGGGGTTCGGACTTCATCGAGGAGCTGAAGCCGATGGGCGACGAGTACATCGTCCCCAAGAGGCGCCACAGCGGTTTTGCCCATACGGACCTGGACCTGTATCTGCGTGAGGAGAACATCGATACGGTCGTCGTCACCGGGGTGTGGACGAACGTCTGCGTCCGCTCGACGGCCACGGACGCCCTGGCCCGCGCCTATCGAGTGATCACCCTCACGGATGCGGTGCACTCCAAGACGCAGGAGATGCACGAGTACGGCCTGAACGACCTCAGCATCTTCACGAAGCTCATGACGGTGGGCGAGTACATCGAGGCCTGCGACAAGGGCGAGGACCCCTGGATCGGCGGAGGTGACGCTGAGAACAAGGTCAAATAGCGGGGAGGTTTTTTTGGCCCCAGGCCCCGGGTGGAGGGGTCGGTCCCGTTTGCGGGCGCCCGGCTCCTCCTTTTTTTGCGTTTTCGTATGTTTGATTTATACATTTATGCGGCTTAAAAACGGCACTTCTGCACGAGAAAAGGAGGTCCCATCATGGGCGATGCGAAGATAGAAGTTCTGAATCCCAAAAAGACTGGCGGCAATCCGGAGATCAAGTACAGGGTCAACGACAGGCCGCCCTTTTTCCTGTCGATTGCTCTGGCGATCCAGCATATCCTCGCGGCCTTCGCCGGTATTGTCGCCGTCCCGCTCGTCGTCAACAATGCCCTCGGCCTCTCCCTGGAGGACAACACCTTCATCGTGAGCACGACGCTCTTCGTGGCCGGCCTGGCGACCGTCATCCAGGCGGTCGGGATCGGTCCCGTCGGGAACAGGTTGCCCATGGTCATGGGGACGGACTTCACGTTCATCGGGCCCGGAATTGCCGTGGGGTCGGCCTTCGGGCTGCCCGGGTACTTCGGGGCCACCTTCTTCGGTTCCTTCATCGAGATTGTGCTGAGCCGCTTCATCAAGCCCCTGCAAAAATTTTTCCCTCCGCTCATTACGGGGATCGTCATCAGCTCCATCGGGCTTACGATGATACCGATCTCGATAGACTGGATCGGCGGATACAATCCCGAGACCTACGGCTCCCTCCAGGACCTGCTGCTGGCGGGAATCGTCATGGCCGTCATCCTCATCCTCAACCAGAGGGGAAAGGGATTCCTCTCCTCGGGTGCAATCCTCATCGGGATCGTCGTCGGGTACGTCGTGGCCTTCTTCATGGGGAGGCTGGACCTTAACCCCGTCTCCACCGCCAGTTGGCTGATGCTCCCCAATCCGCTCCGCTACGGCCTCGCCTTCACCTTTTCCGGATTTCTCGCGTTCCTGCCCGCCTATATCGTCACGACCGTCGAGACGATAGGCGGAGGCGTGCTGGTCCTCAAGGCATGCGACGAGGAGGTCGACGGCGACAAGCTCGCCTCGGGCGTACTCGCCGACGGCGTGGGCAGCCTGCTGGCCGGAATCTTCCAGTGCGGCCCCAACACGTCCTTCAGCCAGAACATCGGCATCATCCCCCTGACGGGGGTGGCGAGCCGGTTTGTCGTGGCTCTGGCCGGGGTCATCCTGATGATTACCGGCGTCTTCCCCAAGATTGGCGCTCTGGTCGCGATCATGCCCAGCCCGGTGCTCGGCGGGGCTGGGGTCCTGATGTTCGGGATGATCGCGGTCGGCGGCATCTCGAACTTCAAAGAGGTGGAGTTCAACAGAAGGAACAGCATCATCCTGGCCATGTCGCTTGGGCTGGGGCTGGGCATCGCCTTCAGGCCCAATCTGCTCTCCCACTTCCCGGAGCAGCTTAGGGTTATATTCGGCTCCGGCATGACCACGGCGACCCTGACGGCCATCTTCCTGAACCTCGTCCTCCCGGAGACGAAGACGAAAGGGGATAAAGGAGCGGCCCTCCCCGAGTAGGGGTTGCACTCAGGGCCGTTTTCGTCATACCCTTTGGGAAGCGCATCGAAAATCGGTCCTGGCCTTTCGTGAAGGGCTTTCGGCCTGTGGGCTTGTAGAAAATTCACCCTCCTTTAAGAGGCTTCAGCCGGAAGGGGAATCGTTTTTTCAATGAAGGAACCTGCAATGAAGGAACCGGTAATGAAGGAACCTGTGAAGATTGTCGTCGGCATAACGGGAGGAAGCGGTGCGGTCTATGCCCTCGCGCTGCTGCGCCAGCTTCGTATCCTGGAGTGCGAGACCCATCTCGTGGTCTCCAGGATGGGGGCTTACGTGATGGATCACGAGTGTGGTGTCTCCCTGGAGGAGCTGAGGGCGTTCGCCGACCGTTTCTATGAGGACGACGACCTCGCGGCCCCCATCTCGGGCGGTTCCTTCAGGACCTTCGGTATGGCGGTCGTGCCCTGTTCGATGAAGACGCTTGCCTCTATTGCCGGCGGATTCTCGGAGAGCCTCCTCACCCGGGCGGCCGACGTGACCTTGAAGGAACGTCGCCGGCTGGTGCTGGTGACCCGCGAGTCGCCCCTGAGCGTGATCCATCTGGAGAACATGCTTGCGGTCACCCGTGCCGGGGCGGTGGTGATGCCCGCCTCCCCAGGGTTTTATCACCGTCCCGAGAGCGTTGCGGAGATGGTCGTCTCCTTCTCCGGGCGCATCCTGGACGCGTTGGGTGTCGAACACAGCCTGACCCGGCGCTGGGAGGGCGCCGGGACGCAGTGAACGAGACGGGCGGGACCGCGCGTTGACCCGCGCGGATCGTCTCGCCTGTCGTCCTTAAGGAAGCTGGGAACCGGAGGTTTTTTATGGAAAGACAGATGCTGCGTTCCGTGCTGGAACGCCTGAGGGCCCAGGACCGGCTGATGGAGTGCACCGTTCCGGTCGATCCGCGGTTCGAGCTCGGCGCTGTGCTCAGCGCCTTTCACAACGAGCGGCCCATCCTGTTTCGGAACGTCAAGGGGTCGAGGATTCCCGTGGTCGGGGCTCTTTACGGGAACCGTTCGATCATCCTGGACCTGCTCGGGACGAGCCCGGAGGAGCGGCTGTTCAAGTTGATGGGGGCCATGGGTTCTCCGTCCAAACCCAGGCTCCTGGACC
Encoded proteins:
- a CDS encoding isochorismatase family cysteine hydrolase, which encodes MTRQAILVIDMLNDFIHEKGALVCPNGKKIVPNIQRLLTWIRGRKGDDIQIVHIQEAHRKHDADFRVRPCHAVAGSWGSDFIEELKPMGDEYIVPKRRHSGFAHTDLDLYLREENIDTVVVTGVWTNVCVRSTATDALARAYRVITLTDAVHSKTQEMHEYGLNDLSIFTKLMTVGEYIEACDKGEDPWIGGGDAENKVK
- a CDS encoding UbiX family flavin prenyltransferase, whose amino-acid sequence is MKEPVMKEPVKIVVGITGGSGAVYALALLRQLRILECETHLVVSRMGAYVMDHECGVSLEELRAFADRFYEDDDLAAPISGGSFRTFGMAVVPCSMKTLASIAGGFSESLLTRAADVTLKERRRLVLVTRESPLSVIHLENMLAVTRAGAVVMPASPGFYHRPESVAEMVVSFSGRILDALGVEHSLTRRWEGAGTQ
- a CDS encoding nucleobase:cation symporter-2 family protein, with amino-acid sequence MGDAKIEVLNPKKTGGNPEIKYRVNDRPPFFLSIALAIQHILAAFAGIVAVPLVVNNALGLSLEDNTFIVSTTLFVAGLATVIQAVGIGPVGNRLPMVMGTDFTFIGPGIAVGSAFGLPGYFGATFFGSFIEIVLSRFIKPLQKFFPPLITGIVISSIGLTMIPISIDWIGGYNPETYGSLQDLLLAGIVMAVILILNQRGKGFLSSGAILIGIVVGYVVAFFMGRLDLNPVSTASWLMLPNPLRYGLAFTFSGFLAFLPAYIVTTVETIGGGVLVLKACDEEVDGDKLASGVLADGVGSLLAGIFQCGPNTSFSQNIGIIPLTGVASRFVVALAGVILMITGVFPKIGALVAIMPSPVLGGAGVLMFGMIAVGGISNFKEVEFNRRNSIILAMSLGLGLGIAFRPNLLSHFPEQLRVIFGSGMTTATLTAIFLNLVLPETKTKGDKGAALPE